From the genome of Leptodactylus fuscus isolate aLepFus1 chromosome 1, aLepFus1.hap2, whole genome shotgun sequence, one region includes:
- the CTXN3 gene encoding cortexin-3 gives MDQVFYRLDQDSQFKSKYFHQFGEVMKKKKSLWNCLFPFSWTMDGETLPSTMLPTLNASYGSSMTLEQKTTFAFVILLFIILGVLIVRCFRILLDPYRSMPTSTWADGVDGLEKGQFDYALA, from the coding sequence ATTCCCAATTTAAGTCAAAATATTTCCATCAATTTGGGGAAGTGATGAAGAAGAAAAAGAGTTTGTGGAATTGCCTATTTCCATTTTCCTGGACAATGGATGGAGAGACTTTGCCCTCTACAATGTTACCCACACTGAATGCATCCTATGGTTCatccatgacactggagcagaagaCAACATTTGCTTTTGTGATTCTTTTATTCATTATCCTTGGTGTGCTCATTGTCAGATGTTTTAGGATCCTTCTAGATCCTTACCGAAGTATGCCAACTTCTACCTGGGCCGATGGTGTTGACGGACTTGAAAAAGGACAATTTGACTATGCTCTTGCATAG